CCGCAGGACGGCACTCGGGCTGGGCACGGTGGCCACCGCCGGTACGGTGCTCGGTGCCGCAGGCCCGGCGAGCGCCGCCGAGACGACCGAACCGAGGCCGACGACCCCGGCCCAGGCCGCCCGCCGGGTCGCCGCCAGCTACTCCCGGCTCAGCACCGAGGCCGGCGGCAACTGGCAGGCGTACGTCAGCGTCACCGACCCGGCCGGCCCGCCCGTGGTCGCTGTGGCCGCCGAGGCGGACCGGAGGATCGAGGCGTACAGCGTCAACAAGATCGCGGTCGCCACGGCGGTGCTCGACAAGGTCGACCGGGGGCTGCTCACCCTGGATCAGCGGGTCGAGGTGACCGCGGCGATCGTCGTACCGGGCGGCGACGGCATCTTCAGCCTGGACGGCGCGTACCCGAGCAGCGTGACCCTCGGGCACGTGCTGGCCACCCTGCTCACCGTCTCCGACGACACGGCGGTGCGGCTGTGCGGGTCGGTCTGCCCGGCCGCCGAGCTCAACGCCATCCTGGTCGGCAAGGGTTTCCCGAACACCCAGGTCGAGCCGGTGGCCAACCCGAACCGGTTCTTCCTCGGCACCAGCACCCCCCGGGAGACCCACGACCTGCTGCGCGCCCTGGTCGCCGGCACCCTGCTCTCCCCCGCCTCGACGGCGTTCCTGCTCGGGCTTCTGCGCGCCCCGGTGGCGTTCACCGACGGCATCCGGCGCACCATGTCCTCCGACGAGCGGGCCCGGATCGCCACCAAGGCGGGCTGGTTCGCCGACGCCCGGCACGAGGCCGGGATCATCTTCGACCGGTCCGGCGCCGCGGTGCTCACCTACGCGCTGTTCGCCGACGGGCAGGCCGACCCGGACGACTTCGGCGCCACGCACCCGGCGGTGCAGGCCCGGGCCGCCATGGGCCCCCGGTTCCTCGCCGCGGTGGACCGGCTCGCCGGTGCCGGCACGGCGTACCGGATCGCGGCCCGGCGGCCCAGCAACGGCGGCTGAACTCGCGCCCGGGCCGGCCATCGTGGCGGCGGTCGGCCCGGTGCGGCGGCCGCCGGGGCGCGAGGCGGCCCGGGTGACTACCGTGTAGTGCGGGACACGGCGGAGGGACGGCGATGGCACCAGCGGAACGCACGGACGTCGAACGGTCGCTCGGGCGACGGATGGGCGGCGCGGCAGGGCTGGCCGCGCTGGCCGGCCTGGCCTGGGTGGCCCGGGACGTGCCGGCGGCACTGGGCGGCCGGCTCGCCGGCGCCCGGGCCGAACGGGCGGCCCGCTCGCCCCAGTTCCGCGACGGCACCTTCCACAACCAGGCCGGCACCCGCACCATGGTCGCCGACCCGGGCCGCAACCTGCTCCGCGAGCTGATCTTCGGCAAGCAGAAGCGCCGCCCGAGCACAGCGGTCCCGCTGCTGCGTCCGGCCGACGAGCCGGCCGCCACCGGCACCGACCGGGAACTCGGCGTCATCTGGTACGGCCACGCCTCGGCGCTGGTGGAGATCGAGGGGTACCGGGTGCTCATCGACCCGGTGTGGAGCGAGCGCTGCTCGCCGTCGGCCATGGTCGGTCCCCGCCGGTTGCACGAACCGCCGGTACGCCTCGACGAGCTGCCCCGACTCGACGCGATCCTCATCTCCCACGACCACTACGACCACCTCGACATGGCCACCGTCCGGGAACTGGTCGCCCGGCAGTCCGCGCCGTTCCTGGTGCCGCTCGGGGTGGGGGCACACCTGGACCGGTGGGGCGTACCGGCCGACCGGATCATCGAGCTGGACTGGTCGGACAGCCACCAGATCGACGGTCTGAAGGTCACCGCCACGCCGGCCCAGCACTTCTCCGGCCGGGGGCTGCGCCGTGACGGCACGCTCTGGAGTTCCTGGGTGATCGAGGGCAGGTCCCGCAAGGTCTTCTACACCGGCGACTCCGGCTACTTCGACGGGTACGCGGCGATCGGCGCGGAGCACGGGCCGTTCGACGTGACGCTGATGCAGATCGGCGCCTACGACCGGGCCTGGCCGAGCATCCACATGTTCCCCGAGGAGGCCGTCGACGCGCACCTCGACCTGCGCGGCGGGCTGTTCATCCCGGTGCACTGGGCGACGTTCAACCTGGCGCTGCACGACTGGTCCGAGCCGGTGAACCGGCTGTGGGCCGAGGCGAAGGCCCGCGACGTGCGACTGGCCGTCCCCCGCCCCGGCGAGCGCGTGGTGGTCGACGACCCACCAGCCGTCGACGGCTGGTGGCAGTCGGTCGCCTGAGTGAAAGGAAGGGCCCCTTATTAACGCCTGGCGTTAATAAGGGGCCCTTCCTTACATTTCAGAGCACGAAGGCGTCGGTCCAGAGCGCGCCGGAACGGCCGGAGAGCGCGTCCAGCATGGCCACCGCCTGGCCGTCGGTGAGCTGCGCGACGAAGTCCACGATGGCCCGGCCTCGGGCCCGGCCGATCCGGTCCGAGGTGCGCGGATGCAGCTCCGCCTCGGCCAGCTCGACCAGGTCGTGCAGCCGCCGGGGCAACCGGGACTCCTCCTCCGGGTCGAGCAGCCACTCCCACAGCGCCTCGACCAGGGTGCCCAGCAGCCGGGCCTGGCCGCGCTGGTGCAGGGCGAGGTCGGGGCGGGCCAGCACGAACCGGTGGTGGACGAACTTGAGCACCTGCACCTCGTGCCACTGGGCGCAGCCGAGCAGCACGTACCCGGAGCGCACCGACGGCTGATCGGTCACGGTGATCGCGTCGACGAAGCGGGTGGACCAGCGGGCGGAGAACCGGGCCACGTACTGCTCGGCCTCGATCGAACCGTCGAACGGCATCGCCAGCAGCCCGTCGACCAGCTCCTCCCGGACGTGCTCCACGGCGGCGGCGAACGCGTCGTCGTCGGCGATCCAGGCGTCCTTGCGGT
Above is a window of Micromonospora coriariae DNA encoding:
- a CDS encoding serine hydrolase — translated: MTIRLNRRTALGLGTVATAGTVLGAAGPASAAETTEPRPTTPAQAARRVAASYSRLSTEAGGNWQAYVSVTDPAGPPVVAVAAEADRRIEAYSVNKIAVATAVLDKVDRGLLTLDQRVEVTAAIVVPGGDGIFSLDGAYPSSVTLGHVLATLLTVSDDTAVRLCGSVCPAAELNAILVGKGFPNTQVEPVANPNRFFLGTSTPRETHDLLRALVAGTLLSPASTAFLLGLLRAPVAFTDGIRRTMSSDERARIATKAGWFADARHEAGIIFDRSGAAVLTYALFADGQADPDDFGATHPAVQARAAMGPRFLAAVDRLAGAGTAYRIAARRPSNGG
- a CDS encoding MBL fold metallo-hydrolase gives rise to the protein MAPAERTDVERSLGRRMGGAAGLAALAGLAWVARDVPAALGGRLAGARAERAARSPQFRDGTFHNQAGTRTMVADPGRNLLRELIFGKQKRRPSTAVPLLRPADEPAATGTDRELGVIWYGHASALVEIEGYRVLIDPVWSERCSPSAMVGPRRLHEPPVRLDELPRLDAILISHDHYDHLDMATVRELVARQSAPFLVPLGVGAHLDRWGVPADRIIELDWSDSHQIDGLKVTATPAQHFSGRGLRRDGTLWSSWVIEGRSRKVFYTGDSGYFDGYAAIGAEHGPFDVTLMQIGAYDRAWPSIHMFPEEAVDAHLDLRGGLFIPVHWATFNLALHDWSEPVNRLWAEAKARDVRLAVPRPGERVVVDDPPAVDGWWQSVA